A stretch of Alkalicella caledoniensis DNA encodes these proteins:
- a CDS encoding DUF1492 domain-containing protein, translating into MNAKEYLSQAIWLDQMIDSKLEQLATLKSLSMKVTTSFTQEKISGGSFEKSRMENTIVKVIDLEHEINADIDRLVELKKDIQETINKIDDLNYQLLLEMRYLCGKNWEEIALAMGYDRSTVFRIHGKAIKEVKKIKDATKCD; encoded by the coding sequence ATGAATGCAAAGGAATATTTATCTCAAGCAATCTGGCTAGACCAGATGATAGATAGCAAACTTGAACAATTAGCAACTTTAAAAAGTCTTTCAATGAAAGTTACAACAAGCTTTACTCAGGAAAAGATCTCTGGTGGTAGCTTTGAAAAAAGTAGAATGGAAAATACCATCGTGAAAGTCATTGACTTAGAGCATGAAATCAATGCTGACATTGACAGGCTTGTGGAACTAAAAAAAGATATTCAAGAAACCATAAATAAGATTGATGACCTTAATTATCAGCTCTTGTTAGAGATGAGATATCTGTGCGGGAAAAACTGGGAGGAGATTGCTTTGGCTATGGGCTATGATAGAAGCACCGTATTTCGAATCCATGGGAAGGCGATAAAAGAAGTTAAGAAGATAAAAGATGCGACTAAATGCGACTGA
- a CDS encoding DUF4406 domain-containing protein, with protein sequence MSVNKFNAEGYHDPTVYEAFTNIEKEEKVKRKKKIVFICSPFAGDIEGNILKARRYGRFAATQNAVPIITHLMYPQFLEEGDPKERQLGIDMGLVLLGKCHEVWVFGDRVSPGMAVEIKKAKRWNIPIRYFSNECKEREGEK encoded by the coding sequence ATGAGTGTAAATAAATTTAATGCTGAAGGTTATCATGACCCAACGGTTTATGAAGCCTTTACAAATATAGAAAAAGAAGAAAAGGTTAAGAGGAAGAAAAAGATCGTGTTTATCTGCAGTCCCTTTGCAGGGGATATAGAAGGGAACATTCTAAAGGCAAGAAGGTACGGGAGATTTGCAGCTACTCAAAATGCAGTACCAATTATTACCCATCTTATGTACCCACAGTTCCTCGAGGAAGGAGATCCAAAGGAAAGACAGCTAGGAATTGATATGGGTCTGGTGCTACTTGGTAAATGCCATGAAGTTTGGGTCTTTGGAGATAGAGTATCACCTGGCATGGCTGTAGAGATAAAGAAAGCTAAAAGATGGAACATTCCAATTAGATATTTTTCAAATGAATGTAAGGAAAGAGAGGGAGAAAAGTGA
- a CDS encoding SNF2-related protein encodes MGLQEAREVYKPHEYQVHCTQFILENPSAGLFLDMGLGKSVITLTALVDLLHDRFEVSKVLVIAPLRVASTTWLDEVRKWDHLKGLTISKVLGNQKERTMALYKKADIYTINRENVPWLVDLYKNDWPFDMVIIDELSSFKSPSAKRFKALKKVRHKIKRIVGLTGTPAPNGLLDIWSQIYLLDCGERLGGTFSGYRGRYFHPQKYINGGIPTDYALNDDAEDKIYNKISDICISMKALEYLKMPEIIFNKIEVELSDKEMSLYRKLERDLLLPLEESDVDAANAAVLSNKLLQMSGGAVYDEYGDVQHIHDRKLDALEDLIEAANGKPVLIYYGFRHERDRIRKRFEAEEINTSGDIAKWNRGEMTIALCHPASAGHGLNLQSGGCTIIWFGVTWSLELYQQANARLWRQGQRHTVIINHILTKLTIDERVMQALDNKETGQKALIEAVKVRMKLNKNGGESK; translated from the coding sequence ATGGGATTGCAGGAAGCCAGAGAAGTTTACAAACCCCATGAATACCAGGTCCACTGCACCCAGTTCATTTTGGAGAATCCATCGGCAGGGTTATTCCTGGATATGGGACTTGGAAAGAGTGTTATAACACTGACGGCATTAGTAGATCTACTTCATGACCGGTTTGAAGTATCGAAGGTACTGGTGATTGCACCTCTTCGAGTGGCCAGCACTACTTGGCTGGATGAAGTAAGAAAATGGGATCATCTAAAGGGATTAACGATATCGAAGGTCCTCGGTAATCAGAAGGAGCGAACTATGGCCCTTTATAAAAAGGCAGATATCTATACCATCAACAGAGAAAATGTTCCTTGGCTTGTAGACTTATATAAAAATGACTGGCCCTTTGATATGGTCATCATTGATGAGCTTTCGAGTTTTAAGTCTCCTTCAGCCAAGCGGTTCAAAGCACTTAAGAAAGTTAGGCATAAGATCAAAAGGATTGTTGGGCTGACTGGAACCCCAGCTCCCAATGGGCTATTAGATATTTGGAGTCAGATTTATCTTTTAGATTGTGGGGAGAGACTTGGAGGGACTTTTAGCGGTTATCGAGGACGATACTTCCACCCACAAAAGTACATCAATGGAGGCATCCCAACAGACTATGCCTTAAACGATGATGCGGAAGATAAAATCTATAATAAGATTTCTGATATCTGTATTAGTATGAAAGCTCTTGAGTATTTGAAAATGCCGGAAATTATATTTAACAAAATTGAAGTAGAGCTCTCAGATAAAGAGATGAGCCTTTATCGAAAGCTAGAAAGAGATCTACTGTTACCTTTAGAGGAAAGTGATGTGGATGCTGCCAATGCAGCAGTCCTTTCAAATAAGCTCCTGCAAATGTCAGGCGGCGCTGTCTATGACGAGTACGGTGATGTGCAGCACATCCATGATCGTAAGCTGGATGCGCTAGAGGATTTAATCGAAGCGGCCAATGGCAAGCCAGTCCTCATTTACTATGGCTTCAGACATGAAAGGGATCGCATTAGAAAGCGTTTTGAAGCTGAAGAGATTAATACCTCAGGAGACATTGCCAAATGGAATCGGGGAGAAATGACGATTGCCCTTTGCCATCCAGCTTCTGCTGGACATGGACTGAATCTTCAATCGGGAGGTTGCACTATCATCTGGTTTGGTGTTACCTGGAGCCTTGAGCTATACCAACAGGCCAATGCCAGACTGTGGCGCCAAGGGCAAAGGCATACGGTCATCATCAACCATATTTTAACCAAGCTGACTATCGATGAAAGAGTCATGCAGGCTCTCGATAATAAAGAGACTGGCCAGAAAGCTTTGATTGAAGCAGTGAAGGTCAGAATGAAACTCAATAAGAATGGAGGAGAAAGCAAATGA
- a CDS encoding VRR-NUC domain-containing protein: MMTEKELELMLVKEVKRRGGRAFKFISPGINGVPDRLVLMPFGKIGFVEVKAPGKKMRPNQIKRKDELESLGFLVYCLDSPEDIGGVVDGIAGSQRSLQTP, from the coding sequence ATGATGACGGAAAAAGAACTGGAGCTGATGCTCGTAAAAGAAGTGAAAAGAAGGGGTGGTAGAGCTTTTAAGTTTATCTCCCCTGGAATAAATGGTGTGCCTGACCGGCTGGTGCTCATGCCTTTTGGAAAGATAGGATTTGTTGAAGTGAAGGCTCCTGGCAAGAAGATGAGGCCCAATCAGATAAAGCGAAAAGATGAGCTGGAGTCGCTAGGGTTTTTGGTGTATTGCTTAGATAGCCCGGAAGATATAGGAGGTGTGGTGGATGGGATTGCAGGAAGCCAGAGAAGTTTACAAACCCCATGA